TGGACGGAGCGAGCGTGTCGTCGAGGTCGAAGGCGACGAGTGCGGGAGCGGGAGCGGTCATGATGCCTCCAGCGTAGGAGATGGCTGCGGAGCGAAGCGCGGCGCGAACGCGAGTGTGCACAGCACAGCGAACGCGACGCCGGCGGTCGCTCCGGAGGAGTTGGCGATCACGTCGGTCAGGGTCGCCGCGCGGTGCGGCAGCGCGACACGCTGAGCCGCCTCGATCGAGAGCGACAGCAGCGGTCCGACCAGCAGCGACAGCAGCCACACCCGGCGGGGGAGCAGCACGAAGGCGAGCACCCCGACCGGGAGGAAGACGAGGATGTTGGCGATGACTTCGAGGCGCGTGAAGTCGAGGGCGGTCCACCCCAGCTGCTGGATCGTCGAGAGCACGAGATCCAGCAGATTCGGCATCGTCTGCTCGACCCGCGACGGCGTCAGCGTCAGCAGGGCGAGGCCGGCGAGGAAGGGGATGCCGAGGGCCAGAGCCCATGCGCGGGTGTGACGGCGCGGCGGGGGAAGCAGAGAGCCCATGAGTCCCTTCCGTGCGCTGTCTCCGTACAGAGAAGGCCGCCCCTGAGGGCGGCCTTCCGGTGTCACTGGTCGGGGTGACAGGATTTGAACCTGCGACCTCTTCGTCCCGAACGAAGCGCGCTACCAAGCTGCGCCACACCCCGTTTGCAACCCTCCGAGTCTACAGGGAAATGTCCCGTGCGCCGAATCGTGAGCGCGATCACGTCCGAGCGGTCAGGGTGAGCAGCGTGGCCTCCGGGCGGCAGGCGAAACGGACCGGTGCATAGATCGAGTGGCCGCAGCCGGCGCTGACGTTCAGGGGGACCGTGCGGTCGCCGTGGGACCAGGTGCTGAGTCCCTTGGCCTGCTTCAGCGGGATGTCGCAGTTCGCCACCAGCGCGCCGTAGCCGGGCAGGCACACCTGGCCGCCGTGCGTGTGGCCCCCGAAGATCGCGTCCGCGCCGAGGCCGGTGAAGCCGTTGAGGATCCGCTGGTAGGGAGCATGGGTGACGCCGAGCCGCGTGATGCCGGCATCCGCTGCGCCGAGGTCGCCGATCGCGGCGGGCAGCAGATCGAGCCGATCCCAGTCGCGGTGCGCGTCGTTCACGCCGAAGAAGTCGACCGTGTTGCCGGCGACGGTCAGCCGCGCGGCCGCGTTGTCGAGATCGGTCCAGCCGAGCTCGTCGGTGAAGTACCGGTCCAGTGCCTCGGTGTCGAGGGTCTCGGGTTCGTGCTGCTTCTTCGACGGGCCGAGGAAGTACCGCAGCGGATTGCGCGGAGACGGGCCGACGACATCGTTCGAGCCGTGCACGAACACCCCGGGGATGCCGGCGAACGGATCGAACGCGCGGCGGATGCCCACGAGTCCGTCGCGGTGCCCGAGGTTGTCGCCGGTGTTGACGACGAGGTCGGGCTTCAGCTGCGCGAGCGACGCCAGCCAGTCCTGCTTGCGGTGCTGCCAGGGCGCCATGTGCGCATCCGAGATGTGCAGGACGCGGATGGGCGTCGAGCCGGGGGAGAGCGCGGGTGCCGTCTCCTCACGAAGCGTGAAGAGATAGCGCTCGATGCCGATGCCCCACACCGCCGCCGCGACACCCGCGGCCCCCACCGCGCCGAGCGCGATGAGGGCCGGGTGTGCGGATCGGCCGGAGGCTACTGGCACGTCACGCCGACGGTGGTGGCCTTGCTGGCCGCGGCTCCCGGGGCGGGATCCGACCCGGTCACGGCGGCCGTCGGAGGATTGCAGGAGGCGTCGAAGCTGATCTTCGTGAAGCCCGCCGCGATCAGTGCGGCCTGAGCCTGCGCCTTCGACATCCCCACCAGGTTCGCGGGCACGGTCGTTCCGGAGCCGTTGCTGGTCGCGACCGTGATCGTCGCACCGGCCGGAGCCTGGCCGTTCGGATCCTGGGCCGCGACGAGACCGGCGGCGAGGTTGCTGTCGATCTCTCCACCCTGCGAGAACTGGAAGCCGGCGCCCTCGAGGGTCGCCTTCGCGGCATCCACGGTCATGCCCACCACGCTGGGCACGTCCGTCAGAACGACCTTGGTGAGGTTGCGGTCGGGCTGCGGGAAGTCGTCGCCGCCGTAGGCCGCGTTCGCGGCGGCCTGCGCCACCTCGGCCAGCGGGTAGCGCAGGTCGTTGAGCTGCCAGTCGCCGTACCATTCGCGGTAGATGTTGTCCTGGCCCTGGGTGCGGCCGACCCACGCGGCGGTCGCGACCTTGGTGCTGGCCTCGATCATCATCGTGCCGTATTCGTTGTGCGTGCCCGTCTTTCCGATCAGCGGCGTGCCGTCGCCCGGGTTGGCCCGGCTTCCGGTGCCGCCCGAGTTCATGACGCCCTGGAGGGCGTAGGCGGCGGTCGCCGCGACCTCGGGGCTGATGACGCCGGCGGTGCACGATGATGCCGGGAGCTCGCGGTCCTTGCCGTCGGCGCCGATGACGCGATCGATCGCTCGGGGGGTGCACAGCGTGCCGCCGCTCGCGACCGTCGCGTAGGCGTTGGCCATGGCCAGCGGCGAGATGTTCTTCGAGCCGAGCACGTCGAAGGGGACGTTGCTGTCGGTGGTCTTCTCGCCCGTGGCGACCGTGACGCCCATGCGGTCGGCGACCTTGTTGATGTCGCAGAGGTCGAGCTTGGACGCCATCGCGAAGAAACCGCTGTTCAGCGACTGCGCCGTGAAGTTCATCACGGTCCCGGTGTAGCCGGCCGCGCTGTTGAAGTTCCCGATCTCGCGGGTGTTGGCGGTCATGGTGCCGCCGCCGCAGGCCGCCGCGGTGAACTTCATGTTCGTCTGCAGGCTGCCGTCGACCCGCTCGTTGACGGAGTGCCCCTTCTCGAGCCAGTCGATCAGGGTGAAGAGCTTGTATGTCGACCCGACGGGGAACCCGACCGAGTCGCCGTTCTTCTTGTCGCCGGCGAACACCAGCGAGGTGTAGTCCGGACTGTCGGTGATCGTCTCGCTGAACAGCGTGTTCTGCGTCATCGAAAGGATGCGGCCGGTGCCGACCTCGATCGAGGTGCCCGTCGCACCGAAGTACGCGCCGTAGCTCGTCGGGACGATGTCGGCCATCGTCTGGGCGGCCGGCTCCTGGATGCGGAAGTCCAGCGACGTGAAGATCTTGAGGCCACCGCGGCGGAGCAGATCACGACGATCCTGCAGGGTCTCGCCGAACGACGGGTCCGTCTCGATGATCGACTTCACGTACTGGCAGAAGTACGCGTTGCGTCCGGCCGACGCGCAGCCCTGCGTCGGCGGGTTGAGCAGCGGCTCGATGGCGGAGGCATCCGCCTCGTCGTACTGCGCCTGCGTGATCTTGCCGTCGGTGAGCATGCGGCCGAGCACGTAGTGACGCCGGTCCTTGGTCAGCGAGTACCCGTCTTCGGCTCCGTTGACCGCGGTGCCGTCGTCGTTCGT
This genomic interval from Microbacterium sp. LWH11-1.2 contains the following:
- a CDS encoding VanZ family protein, with the translated sequence MGSLLPPPRRHTRAWALALGIPFLAGLALLTLTPSRVEQTMPNLLDLVLSTIQQLGWTALDFTRLEVIANILVFLPVGVLAFVLLPRRVWLLSLLVGPLLSLSIEAAQRVALPHRAATLTDVIANSSGATAGVAFAVLCTLAFAPRFAPQPSPTLEAS
- a CDS encoding metallophosphoesterase, translated to MPVASGRSAHPALIALGAVGAAGVAAAVWGIGIERYLFTLREETAPALSPGSTPIRVLHISDAHMAPWQHRKQDWLASLAQLKPDLVVNTGDNLGHRDGLVGIRRAFDPFAGIPGVFVHGSNDVVGPSPRNPLRYFLGPSKKQHEPETLDTEALDRYFTDELGWTDLDNAAARLTVAGNTVDFFGVNDAHRDWDRLDLLPAAIGDLGAADAGITRLGVTHAPYQRILNGFTGLGADAIFGGHTHGGQVCLPGYGALVANCDIPLKQAKGLSTWSHGDRTVPLNVSAGCGHSIYAPVRFACRPEATLLTLTART
- a CDS encoding transglycosylase domain-containing protein, translated to MRGVLGGLVGLVGLSAVAGLLVTASVTPVLAMTGVAGTQALTLFDQLPENLNPGTPMEQSTIYATAPDGTPVELASFYEQNRVPVTYEQVAPALYDAILSSEDKNFYSHGGVNVGATVKALVDNVRGTSSRGASTISQQFVKNVLIQQCEQEVDTTSETYSEELQQCWLDATNAVGSKGIERKLQEMRYAIQIEKDFSKNDILLGYLNIANFGGTVYGIESAANYYFSTTAANLTVAQAATLAGIVQNPNTFRIDQPEGTSTNDDGTAVNGAEDGYSLTKDRRHYVLGRMLTDGKITQAQYDEADASAIEPLLNPPTQGCASAGRNAYFCQYVKSIIETDPSFGETLQDRRDLLRRGGLKIFTSLDFRIQEPAAQTMADIVPTSYGAYFGATGTSIEVGTGRILSMTQNTLFSETITDSPDYTSLVFAGDKKNGDSVGFPVGSTYKLFTLIDWLEKGHSVNERVDGSLQTNMKFTAAACGGGTMTANTREIGNFNSAAGYTGTVMNFTAQSLNSGFFAMASKLDLCDINKVADRMGVTVATGEKTTDSNVPFDVLGSKNISPLAMANAYATVASGGTLCTPRAIDRVIGADGKDRELPASSCTAGVISPEVAATAAYALQGVMNSGGTGSRANPGDGTPLIGKTGTHNEYGTMMIEASTKVATAAWVGRTQGQDNIYREWYGDWQLNDLRYPLAEVAQAAANAAYGGDDFPQPDRNLTKVVLTDVPSVVGMTVDAAKATLEGAGFQFSQGGEIDSNLAAGLVAAQDPNGQAPAGATITVATSNGSGTTVPANLVGMSKAQAQAALIAAGFTKISFDASCNPPTAAVTGSDPAPGAAASKATTVGVTCQ